A genome region from Erigeron canadensis isolate Cc75 chromosome 3, C_canadensis_v1, whole genome shotgun sequence includes the following:
- the LOC122593818 gene encoding uncharacterized protein LOC122593818: protein MSKATTRTIMSHRILSPNHDYDAVDHPHDQPMLQLSGSIFGFLEEEVNILSSPENDIYDSQHNIEEDGDETENPEDIEHKIKFWETQCQNLHTTLFRTTSLESKIRSITKEILKEVANVCLCSIPVVGGCQSCKMREICSRLQNSGYNSAICKSKWKSSLDIPSGEHTFVDVIDNTNPKKGEVRVIIELELRGQFEMKKGSQEYNNLVSKIPEVFVGKFDRLQSVVKIVTNAAKKCMKEKKMHLGPWRKQEYMQAKWLRVTERTTTTKTLIIKPLMAVDGYLTRPAKVKASMLTMDLLDNNMSNMSYLYAHTVQVL from the exons ATGAGCAAAGCCACCACTCGTACTATCATGAGTCACCGTATCCTGTCACCAAATCACGACTACGATGCCGTAGATCATCCACATGATCAACCGATGTTACAACTATCCGGTTCCATATTCGGGTTCCTCGAAGAAGAAGTAAACATATTATCATCTCCCGAAAACGATATATATGACAGTCAACATAATATAGAAGAAGATGGAGATGAGACCGAAAACCCGGAAGATATTGAACATAAGATCAAATTTTGGGAGACACAATGCCAAAATTTACAT ACAACGTTGTTTAGGACAACAAGTTTAGAATCCAAAATCCGAAGTATAACAAAAGAAATACTAAAGGAAGTTGCGAATGTTTGTTTGTGCTCTATACCGGTTGTTGGTGGTTGCCAGAGTTGCAAGATGAGAGAAATTTGTAGCAGGCTACAAAATTCTGGTTATAATTCAGCTATTTGCAAGTCCAAATGGAAGAGCTCTTTAGATATTCCTTCAG GAGAACACACGTTTGTGGACGTGATCGACAACACTAATCCAAAGAAAGGAGAGGTGAGAGTGATAATCGAGTTGGAATTACGCGGCCAATTTGAGATGAAGAAAGGAAGTCAGGAATACAACAATCTTGTATCTAAAATTCCCGAAGTATTCGTGGGAAAATTTGATAGATTACAAAGTGTAGTCAAAATAGTTACCAACGCGGCCAAGAAATGcatgaaggaaaagaaaatgcATTTGGGGCCGTGGAGAAAAcaagagtatatgcaagccaagTGGCTTAGAGTAACCGAACGGACTACTACCACGAAGACCTTAATCATCAAACCATTAATGGCAGTCGATGGTTATTTGACACGACCGGCGAAGGTTAAAGCGTCAATGCTAACGATGGATCTTCTAGACAACAACATGTCGAATATGTCGTACTTGTATGCACATACCGTTCAAGTTTTGTAG
- the LOC122593623 gene encoding uncharacterized protein LOC122593623, with translation MGKATTRIQMSHRVLSPSYNYNYAENNPNDQPAIQLSGSIFGFLEDENTIFSSLESQGYSEIQQEFEDEDEIEKATEGIEDKVKFWETQHTNLHTTLYRTTSLESKIRTTTKQAIAELEAAENNVCSCLRPISTGCRSCRMTEICRRLQDSGYNSAICKSKWKSSFDIPSGEHTFVDVIDHSNCKKGEVRVIIELEFRGQFEMKKGSVEYNDLVSKLPDVFVGKIERLQNIVKILSNAAKRCMKEKKMHLGPWRKQRYVEAKWLRVVERTTSMALNKPLMVDNYYFNSPVSTKARASMLTMDLVDHNLPKVHNYYAPVVEVL, from the exons ATGGGCAAAGCCACCACAAGAATTCAGATGAGCCACCGTGTCTTGTCACCaagttacaattacaattacgcCGAAAATAATCCTAATGATCAACCGGCTATTCAACTATCCGGTTCGATCTTCGGGTTTCTTGAGGACGAAAATACTATATTTTCGTCCCTAGAATCCCAAGGTTACTCCGAAATTCAACAAGAGTTTGAAGACGAAGATGAGATCGAAAAAGCCACCGAAGGCATTGAGGACAAAGTTAAATTTTGGGAGACCCAACATACAAATTTACAT ACAACGTTGTATAGAACAACATCATTAGAATCGAAAATCAGAACTACAACAAAACAAGCAATTGCGGAACTAGAGGCGGCCGAGAACAATGTATGTTCTTGCTTGAGACCGATATCCACAGGCTGTCGAAGTTGTCGAATGACAGAAATCTGTCGCCGGTTACAGGATTCCGGTTACAATTCTGCCATTtgcaagtctaaatggaaaagCTCATTCGATATCCCATCGG GTGAACACACTTTTGTAGACGTAATCGATCATTCTAATTGCAAAAAAGGAGAAGTGAGGGTGATAATCGAGTTAGAGTTTCGGGGCCAATTCGAGATGAAGAAAGGAAGCGTGGAGTACAATGATCTCGTATCAAAACTCCCCGATGTGTTTGTCGGGAAAATTGAGAGACtacaaaatatagttaaaatATTAAGTAATGCCGCGAAACGTTGcatgaaggaaaagaaaatgcATCTAGGACCGTGGCGAAAACAACGTTATGTTGAAGCTAAATGGCTTAGAGTCGTCGAACGAACAACTTCCATGGCTTTGAACAAACcgttgatggttgataattattatttcaATAGCCCGGTTAGTACTAAAGCTAGGGCTTCAATGCTAACTATGGATCTTGTTGATCATAATTTGCCGAAGGTTCATAACTATTATGCACCCGTGGTTGAAGTCTtgtaa
- the LOC122593127 gene encoding probable hexosyltransferase MUCI70 isoform X2, whose protein sequence is MTNGVDGGRSSSSSVGSLGSLVVRSSSNGSLQPNEPLISPPPVSSKKVFIGNKDKEKKVGMLLLSLASFAAMLWILYIAKGEVYQTSNSSLRFSGYSQIIDERRAQKLNSTLMNDQTRLTVHDDNRIEPHPPPPPTTTTHAPPPPVYFRGYTLPPGNPCETFTLPPPPADKKRTGPRPCPVCYLPVEDAIALMPTYPSYSPVHNLTYIHDESLIRSEFGGSDFGGYPSLKQRAESYDIKESMAVHCGFVRGDRPGRNSGYDISDSDLFHMDQCHGVVVASAIFGAYDLIQQPMNISETSKQSVCFFMFIDEETEGFMRNSSYLDDSKKIGLWRVVVIHNPPYIDPRRTGKVPKLLSHRLFPNARYSIWLDGKLKLVVDPYQILERFLWRENASFAISRHYKRFDVFQEAEANKVAAKYDNASIDFQIDFYKKEGLTPYSTAKLPIRSDVPEGCVVIREHVPISNLFACLWFNEVDRFTSRDQISFSTVRDKIRSKTNWTVNMFWDCERRNFVLQGYHRDVMEHWAPPPPRPGTPVINSRSSLLIDELQKNSTVLNVSNPKKTPSRKHRRDKKSSSRGHRKVAAGTRSTITRS, encoded by the exons ATGACAAATGGGGTAGATGGAGGAAGATCGTCATCATCAAGTGTAGGAAGTTTAGGGTCATTGGTTGTAAGATCATCGAGTAATGGCAGTTTACAACCAAATGAGCCATTGATTTCACCACCACCAGTTTCTTCTAAGAAAGTTTTTATTGGGAATAAAGATAAaga AAAGAAAGTTGGAATGCTGCTTTTGTCACTTGCTTCATTTGCAGCTATGTTATGGATACTTTATATTGCTAAAG GTGAAGTTTACCAGACGAGCAATTCGTCTCTAAGATTTTCTGGATATTCACAAATTATTGATGAAAGAAGAGCTCAAAAGTTGAATTCTACTTTAATGAATGATCAAACGAGGCTCACAGTACATGATGATAACAGGATTGAACCCCACCCTCCTCCACCTCCAACCACGACCACCCACGCACCTCCGCCGCCTGTTTATTTCAGAGGATACACTCTTCCTCCTGGAAATCCTTGTGAGACCTTCACATTGCCACCTCCACCAGCAGACAAGAAAAGGACAGGCCCACGTC CTTGTCCGGTGTGTTACCTGCCTGTGGAAGATGCTATAGCTTTAATGCCAACATATCCATCATATTCTCCGGTGCATAATCTAACTTACATCCATGATGAGAGTTTAATTAGAAGTGAATTTGGAGGATCGGATTTTGGTGGATATCCTTCCTTAAAGCAAAGAGCTGAATCTTATGATATAAAAGAGTCCATGGCCGTGCATTGTGG ATTTGTCAGAGGAGATAGGCCTGGGCGCAATTCAGGATATGACATTAGTGATTCAGATCTTTTTCATATGGATCAGTGTCATGGAGTGGTGGTGGCATCAGCAATATTTG GAGCTTATGACTTGATTCAACAACCAATGAACATTAGCGAAACTTCAAAGCAAAGTGTGTGCTTTTTCATGTTTATCGATGAAGAAACAGAAGGGTTTATGAGGAATTCAAGTTATCTGGATGATAGCAAGAAGATAGGCTTGTGGAGAGTTGTTGTTATCCACAACCCCCCATACATTGACCCAAGGCGCACCGGAAAG GTTCCAAAGCTTCTATCACACAGGCTTTTCCCGAATGCTCGGTACTCTATATGGTTGGATGGAAAACTTAAGCTTGTAGTTGACCCTTATCAAATACTTGAAAG GTTTTTGTGGAGAGAAAATGCCAGTTTTGCAATATCCAGGCATTATAAGCGCTTTGACGTGTTTCAAGAAGCCGAAGCTAATAAGGTGGCTGCAAAATACGACAATGCCTCCATTGATTTCCAGATTGACTTTTACAAAAAGGAGGGTTTGACCCCGTATTCAACTGCCAAGCTTCCTATTAGAAGTG ATGTACCGGAAGGATGTGTGGTAATAAGAGAACATGTTCCCATCTCCAATCTCTTTGCATGTCTTTGGTTTAATGAAGTTGACCGCTTTACTTCAAGAGACCAGATAAGTTTTTCCACAGTGCGGGACAAGATCAGGTCAAAGACGAATTGGACTGTAAACATGTTTTGGGATTGTGAAAGGCGAAACTTTGTACTTCAG GGATACCATAGAGACGTTATGGAGCATTGGGCTCCACCACCACCCCGTCCTGGCACACCTGTTATCAATTCTCGTTCTTCTCTTCTTATTGATGAACTACAAAAAAATTCCACAGTATTAAATGTAAGTAATCCAAAGAAGACACCATCAAGAAAACACCGACGAGACAAAAAATCAAGTTCTAGGGGGCACAGAAAAGTTGCTGCGGGAACAAGAAGCACCATTACGCGAAGTTAA
- the LOC122593127 gene encoding probable hexosyltransferase MUCI70 isoform X1: MTNGVDGGRSSSSSVGSLGSLVVRSSSNGSLQPNEPLISPPPVSSKKVFIGNKDKEYYNYYYYSHYYTNSYSNITSSNSYSNVSFIWSWIFKFVPRKKVGMLLLSLASFAAMLWILYIAKGEVYQTSNSSLRFSGYSQIIDERRAQKLNSTLMNDQTRLTVHDDNRIEPHPPPPPTTTTHAPPPPVYFRGYTLPPGNPCETFTLPPPPADKKRTGPRPCPVCYLPVEDAIALMPTYPSYSPVHNLTYIHDESLIRSEFGGSDFGGYPSLKQRAESYDIKESMAVHCGFVRGDRPGRNSGYDISDSDLFHMDQCHGVVVASAIFGAYDLIQQPMNISETSKQSVCFFMFIDEETEGFMRNSSYLDDSKKIGLWRVVVIHNPPYIDPRRTGKVPKLLSHRLFPNARYSIWLDGKLKLVVDPYQILERFLWRENASFAISRHYKRFDVFQEAEANKVAAKYDNASIDFQIDFYKKEGLTPYSTAKLPIRSDVPEGCVVIREHVPISNLFACLWFNEVDRFTSRDQISFSTVRDKIRSKTNWTVNMFWDCERRNFVLQGYHRDVMEHWAPPPPRPGTPVINSRSSLLIDELQKNSTVLNVSNPKKTPSRKHRRDKKSSSRGHRKVAAGTRSTITRS, translated from the exons ATGACAAATGGGGTAGATGGAGGAAGATCGTCATCATCAAGTGTAGGAAGTTTAGGGTCATTGGTTGTAAGATCATCGAGTAATGGCAGTTTACAACCAAATGAGCCATTGATTTCACCACCACCAGTTTCTTCTAAGAAAGTTTTTATTGGGAATAAAGATAAagagtattataattattattattatagccATTATTATACTAATAGTTATAGTAATATTACTAGTAGTAATAGTTATAGTAATGTCTCATTTATTTGGAGTTGGATCTTTAAATTTGTACCTAGAAAGAAAGTTGGAATGCTGCTTTTGTCACTTGCTTCATTTGCAGCTATGTTATGGATACTTTATATTGCTAAAG GTGAAGTTTACCAGACGAGCAATTCGTCTCTAAGATTTTCTGGATATTCACAAATTATTGATGAAAGAAGAGCTCAAAAGTTGAATTCTACTTTAATGAATGATCAAACGAGGCTCACAGTACATGATGATAACAGGATTGAACCCCACCCTCCTCCACCTCCAACCACGACCACCCACGCACCTCCGCCGCCTGTTTATTTCAGAGGATACACTCTTCCTCCTGGAAATCCTTGTGAGACCTTCACATTGCCACCTCCACCAGCAGACAAGAAAAGGACAGGCCCACGTC CTTGTCCGGTGTGTTACCTGCCTGTGGAAGATGCTATAGCTTTAATGCCAACATATCCATCATATTCTCCGGTGCATAATCTAACTTACATCCATGATGAGAGTTTAATTAGAAGTGAATTTGGAGGATCGGATTTTGGTGGATATCCTTCCTTAAAGCAAAGAGCTGAATCTTATGATATAAAAGAGTCCATGGCCGTGCATTGTGG ATTTGTCAGAGGAGATAGGCCTGGGCGCAATTCAGGATATGACATTAGTGATTCAGATCTTTTTCATATGGATCAGTGTCATGGAGTGGTGGTGGCATCAGCAATATTTG GAGCTTATGACTTGATTCAACAACCAATGAACATTAGCGAAACTTCAAAGCAAAGTGTGTGCTTTTTCATGTTTATCGATGAAGAAACAGAAGGGTTTATGAGGAATTCAAGTTATCTGGATGATAGCAAGAAGATAGGCTTGTGGAGAGTTGTTGTTATCCACAACCCCCCATACATTGACCCAAGGCGCACCGGAAAG GTTCCAAAGCTTCTATCACACAGGCTTTTCCCGAATGCTCGGTACTCTATATGGTTGGATGGAAAACTTAAGCTTGTAGTTGACCCTTATCAAATACTTGAAAG GTTTTTGTGGAGAGAAAATGCCAGTTTTGCAATATCCAGGCATTATAAGCGCTTTGACGTGTTTCAAGAAGCCGAAGCTAATAAGGTGGCTGCAAAATACGACAATGCCTCCATTGATTTCCAGATTGACTTTTACAAAAAGGAGGGTTTGACCCCGTATTCAACTGCCAAGCTTCCTATTAGAAGTG ATGTACCGGAAGGATGTGTGGTAATAAGAGAACATGTTCCCATCTCCAATCTCTTTGCATGTCTTTGGTTTAATGAAGTTGACCGCTTTACTTCAAGAGACCAGATAAGTTTTTCCACAGTGCGGGACAAGATCAGGTCAAAGACGAATTGGACTGTAAACATGTTTTGGGATTGTGAAAGGCGAAACTTTGTACTTCAG GGATACCATAGAGACGTTATGGAGCATTGGGCTCCACCACCACCCCGTCCTGGCACACCTGTTATCAATTCTCGTTCTTCTCTTCTTATTGATGAACTACAAAAAAATTCCACAGTATTAAATGTAAGTAATCCAAAGAAGACACCATCAAGAAAACACCGACGAGACAAAAAATCAAGTTCTAGGGGGCACAGAAAAGTTGCTGCGGGAACAAGAAGCACCATTACGCGAAGTTAA
- the LOC122590497 gene encoding uncharacterized protein LOC122590497, translating to MGIPKSKTWVLFPFINLIKIFLLFTIFITKSTSIPYSKYCNNIVQETQATQTQLPTNNFLQLNKAVYSLGFQNPQFNFNPNSSQTVSFTTLKVYKTKSENIVKVDSFLNLNGPEILDYFSGEISRRGLRLVKVRPPRFMPSQNSGAGFRLSGFWDSGSGKLCMVGSGSVSALNSVDVVFNLNYPNYTVLDTSLINGTLQCVTDSRSGFKPVSILGVSGMGYSFSYIDKESKDGGFSGYDGMENVSLSLPDAQMVNGSGICSVITWGLRFELDYSSYDCKNVSCSFGTVGDETFPRFMSIKVVDCLEDGKVRYILQFSNSSFDKGLSFYPLTSLIAEGKWDKEKKRLALVACQLFGKWDLSGCSIRVAFSFPLTLSLKHRSSIVGKMWSTKTKNLGNVSFYSPANLNTRLKDSSYEYLEFEKVGSLCKKSIDSKGKKGTYPDEKSPNLRFDMLVRNKKGQMAYGYASPLYIRDRLYSPFAKIESESEWKPRNGHVNVSYVMSFTTRDEFKSGGKAPASKMIEISAEGVFNTKNGVVCMLGCKHMPYEKFQRNGSLDCELVINVNYSPLNGKDAGMVHGTIQSMRKKSDPLYFEPLEFGTSSITTIQARESIWRMDLEITMVLISNTLACIFIGLQLFHAKKNPEILPFISVVMLVVLTLAHMIPLVLNFEAIFMLNRKQSLFLGTDQWLEVNEVLVRVITMVAFLLQFRLLQLTWSSRNDDLSHQTLWVSDKKVICVSLPLYIISGLIAWLTHSLQSSHTKTHYLGPRQFHAHETFWDELKSYVGLVLDAFLVPQIMFNLFSDTHEMALAPSFYIGSTMVRLLPHVYDLYRTHSSSWFYDKIYANPGMDYYSTMWDVFICCGGTICVLVVYVQQRFGGRSLFPKRFRDSVLYQKVPVTTREQQIF from the coding sequence ATGGGAATACCCAAATCTAAAACATGGGTTTTATTCCCCTTCATCAATCTCATTAAAATCTTTCTACTTTTCACcattttcatcacaaaatcAACCTCAATTCCATACTCAAAATACTGCAATAATATAGTTCAAGAAACACAAGCAACACAAACACAATTACCAACAAATAATTTCCTACAGTTAAATAAAGCTGTTTACAGCTTAGGGTTTCAAAATCCCCAATTCAATTTCAATCCCAATTCATCTCAAACTGTATCATTTACAACATTAAaagtttacaaaacaaaatcagaaaatattgTTAAAGTTGATTCCTTTCTTAATTTAAATGGCCCAGAAATTCTTGATTATTTTTCCGGGGAGATTTCACGGCGAGGGTTGCGGCTGGTTAAAGTTCGGCCACCGCGATTTATGCCTAGTCAGAATTCCGGAGCTGGGTTTCGGTTATCCGGGTTTTGGGATTCGGGTTCTGGGAAGTTATGTATGGTTGGTTCAGGATCTGTAAGTGCTTTAAATTCTGTTGATGTTGTTTTTAATTTGAATTATCCAAATTATACTGTTCTTGATACTAGTTTAATTAATGGTACATTGCAATGTGTGACGGATTCGCGGTCGGGTTTTAAGCCTGTTTCAATATTGGGTGTTTCGGGTATGGGGTATAGTTTTAGTTACATTGATAAAGAGAGTAAAGATGGTGGCTTTAGTGGTTATGATGGTATGGAGAATGTTTCTTTAAGTTTGCCTGATGCACAAATGGTTAATGGGAGTGGGATATGTTCGGTTATAACATGGGGTCTTAGGTTTGAGTTGGATTATAGTAGCTATGACTGTAAGAATGTTTCGTGTAGCTTTGGAACGGTTGGTGATGAAACGTTTCCCCGGTTTATGTCTATTAAAGTTGTGGATTGTTTGGAGGATGGGAAAGTGAGGTACATTTTGCAGTTTTCAAATTCGAGTTTTGATAAAGGGTTGTCGTTCTATCCACTTACTAGTTTGATTGCGGAAGGGAAATGGGACAAGGAGAAAAAACGGCTTGCATTGGTTGCTTGCCAATTGTTTGGTAAATGGGATCTTAGTGGGTGTTCGATTAGGGTAGCTTTTAGTTTCCCTTTGACTTTAAGTTTGAAACATAGGAGTAGTATCGTCGGGAAGATGTGGAGTACAAAAACTAAGAATCTTGGTAATGTTTCGTTTTACAGTCCAGCAAATCTAAACACGAGGCTTAAAGATTCGTCCTATGAGTATCTAGAATTTGAAAAGGTCGGAAGTTTGTGCAAAAAGAGTATCGACAGTAAAGGGAAGAAAGGGACTTACCCTGATGAGAAATCTCCAAACTTGAGATTTGACATGTTGGTGAGAAACAAGAAAGGTCAAATGGCGTATGGCTATGCATCTCCTTTGTACATAAGGGACAGATTATACTCCCCTTTTGCCAAGATTGAGTCTGAATCTGAATGGAAGCCAAGAAACGGGCATGTAAATGTTAGCTATGTTATGAGCTTCACGACCCGTGATGAATTTAAGTCTGGTGGTAAAGCTCCCGCATCCAAGATGATTGAAATATCTGCTGAAGGTGTGTTTAATACCAAAAATGGAGTTGTATGTATGCTAGGTTGTAAGCATATGCCGTACGAGAAGTTCCAGAGGAATGGTTCGTTAGATTGTGAACTTGTGATCAACGTCAACTACTCACCATTGAACGGAAAAGATGCAGGAATGGTTCATGGGACTATTCAAAGCATGAGAAAGAAATCTGACCCTCTTTACTTTGAACCTCTTGAGTTTGGTACTAGCTCCATAACAACCATCCAAGCACGGGAATCGATATGGAGAATGGATTTGGAGATAACCATGGTTCTGATCTCCAACACACTTGCCTGCATTTTTATCGGTTTGCAACTTTTTCATGCTAAGAAGAATCCTGAAATCCTTCCTTTTATATCTGTTGTCATGTTGGTTGTTCTCACTTTAGCTCATATGATACCGTTAGTACTCAATTTTGAAGCCATTTTTATGTTGAACCGAAAACAAAGTCTATTTCTTGGTACTGATCAATGGCTAGAAGTTAACGAGGTACTGGTTCGTGTCATTACAATGGTAGCCTTCCTTCTACAGTTTCGTTTGCTTCAACTCACTTGGTCATCAAGAAACGATGACTTGAGCCATCAAACCCTTTGGGTATCTGATAAAAAGGTTATTTGTGTATCGTTACCATTATATATCATCTCTGGTCTCATTGCTTGGTTAACACACTCTTTACAAAGTTCTCACACAAAAACACACTATCTTGGGCCACGACAATTTCACGCACACGAGACTTTCTGGGATGAGCTCAAATCTTATGTTGGTTTAGTTCTGGATGCATTCTTGGTACCTCAGATTATGTTCAATCTGTTCTCCGACACCCATGAAATGGCTCTTGCTCCCTCGTTTTATATTGGGTCAACCATGGTCCGTTTGTTGCCTCATGTCTATGATCTTTATAGAACACATAGTTCTTCTTGGTTTTACGACAAGATATATGCGAACCCTGGGATGGATTACTATTCAACGATGTGGGATGTTTTTATATGTTGCGGTGGAACGATTTGCGTTCTTGTAGTTTATGTGCAACAACGATTTGGAGGGCGATCCTTGTTTCCGAAAAGATTTAGGGATAGTGTTTTGTACCAGAAGGTACCTGTTACTACTAGAGAACAGCAAATTTTCTGA